Proteins encoded together in one Fibrobacter sp. UWH4 window:
- the panD gene encoding aspartate 1-decarboxylase — MQLELLKSKIHRATVTDANLNYEGSITIARDLMDAANILPFEKVGVLDVNNGNRLDTYVIEGPAGSGVICLNGAAARLVQPGDLVIIVAYATMSEDEAKTWKPTVIHVNAKNEIV; from the coding sequence ATGCAGCTAGAATTACTCAAAAGCAAAATTCATCGCGCAACCGTAACCGACGCCAACCTCAACTACGAGGGGTCGATTACCATTGCCCGCGATTTGATGGATGCAGCAAACATCCTCCCCTTCGAAAAGGTGGGCGTGCTTGACGTGAACAACGGCAACCGCCTCGACACCTATGTCATCGAAGGTCCTGCCGGTTCCGGCGTCATCTGCTTAAATGGAGCTGCAGCCCGCTTGGTCCAGCCAGGAGACTTGGTAATTATCGTTGCCTACGCCACTATGAGCGAAGACGAAGCCAAGACGTGGAAGCCCACCGTGATCCACGTGAACGCCAAGAACGAAATCGTGTAA
- a CDS encoding SPFH domain-containing protein produces MQASILFTIIFFLVVFLVIVFVMSYIKAAPDEAIIVSGLRKLPKVIIGRAGLRIPFFERADHLSLQLIQIDVKTGSPVPTKDYINVSVDAVVTAKISDNPDRLKSSAQNFLNKKPEDIRAMIVDILEGNMREIVGRMQLVDLVGDRKQVSELVLENAIPDLEKLGIVVQTFNIQNFEDANGVIENLGVDKTSAIRKAAAISKANAERDISVAQSQAKKDANDAAVAAELEIAQKQNDLAVKKANLQKISDTEKAIADAAYEIQKQTQQKAINVAQAEAEVAKQEKEIEIRERMVTVTEKELKAQIEKKAEAERQAQIQRSEAELFQQQKDAEADRYKEEQRAKAIKQIAEAEKEKAFAEAEATKAKAMAEADATKAKGLAEAEAIKAQGLAEAEALNKKAEAMKLYGDAARQEMQLKTIERYFEQMPQIAAAIAKPMEKIGSITMYGEGNTAKLTGDITKTLTQVTNGLTDSLGIDLRTVLGSMFGAKLAGVTKPDNTPENKK; encoded by the coding sequence ATGCAAGCAAGCATTCTTTTCACAATCATCTTTTTCTTGGTGGTTTTTCTCGTCATCGTCTTCGTGATGTCGTATATCAAGGCCGCACCAGACGAAGCCATTATCGTTTCGGGGCTTCGAAAACTTCCGAAAGTCATCATCGGACGCGCAGGCCTTAGAATTCCCTTCTTTGAACGAGCCGACCACCTTTCTTTGCAATTGATTCAAATTGATGTAAAGACTGGAAGCCCGGTCCCGACAAAGGATTATATCAACGTTTCTGTCGACGCTGTTGTGACCGCCAAGATTTCGGATAATCCAGACCGTCTCAAGTCTTCGGCACAGAACTTCTTGAACAAGAAGCCCGAAGATATCCGTGCCATGATTGTAGACATTCTAGAAGGTAACATGCGCGAAATCGTAGGCCGCATGCAGCTGGTAGACCTTGTGGGTGACCGCAAGCAGGTTTCCGAACTTGTGCTCGAGAACGCCATTCCCGACCTTGAAAAGTTGGGTATCGTGGTTCAGACATTCAACATTCAGAATTTTGAAGATGCCAATGGCGTGATTGAAAACCTGGGCGTGGACAAGACCTCCGCCATCCGCAAGGCAGCCGCCATTTCTAAGGCTAACGCCGAAAGAGATATCAGCGTTGCCCAATCCCAGGCCAAGAAGGACGCCAATGACGCCGCCGTTGCCGCCGAACTTGAAATCGCCCAGAAGCAGAACGACCTCGCCGTGAAAAAGGCCAACCTGCAAAAGATTTCGGACACCGAAAAAGCGATTGCCGACGCCGCCTACGAAATCCAGAAGCAGACCCAGCAAAAGGCCATTAACGTTGCTCAGGCCGAAGCCGAAGTTGCCAAGCAGGAAAAAGAAATTGAAATTCGCGAACGCATGGTGACTGTGACAGAAAAGGAACTGAAGGCCCAAATTGAAAAGAAGGCCGAAGCTGAACGCCAGGCACAGATTCAGCGTTCCGAAGCGGAACTTTTCCAGCAGCAGAAAGACGCCGAAGCTGACCGTTACAAGGAGGAACAGCGCGCCAAGGCAATTAAACAGATTGCTGAAGCGGAAAAGGAAAAAGCTTTCGCCGAAGCCGAAGCCACCAAGGCAAAAGCCATGGCCGAAGCAGATGCAACAAAGGCAAAAGGTCTCGCTGAAGCTGAAGCGATCAAGGCTCAAGGCCTTGCCGAAGCTGAAGCGTTGAACAAAAAAGCCGAAGCCATGAAGCTGTACGGCGATGCTGCCCGACAGGAAATGCAGTTGAAGACCATCGAAAGATATTTCGAACAGATGCCGCAGATAGCCGCCGCAATCGCAAAACCCATGGAAAAGATTGGAAGCATCACCATGTACGGTGAAGGCAACACGGCAAAGCTCACGGGCGACATTACCAAGACACTCACGCAGGTCACCAACGGACTCACGGATTCCCTCGGTATCGATTTGCGCACGGTTCTCGGTTCTATGTTCGGAGCAAAACTTGCTGGCGTCACCAAGCCAGATAATACACCGGAGAACAAGAAGTAA
- a CDS encoding LytR C-terminal domain-containing protein, with amino-acid sequence MATLLFTGCEEEQKKAPVEKVVRTYKGDVEVLNSCGKQGAAAKMRSYLRENGFDVVSSRNDRLQNYDETVLVLRNPEWEGAKALARALKTKNVLVVHSSRAVVDAAVYIGKDFEQIIEPKQGETDDNE; translated from the coding sequence ATGGCTACATTGCTTTTTACGGGTTGCGAAGAGGAACAGAAAAAGGCGCCGGTAGAAAAGGTGGTGCGCACCTACAAGGGCGATGTCGAGGTGCTGAACAGCTGCGGAAAGCAGGGAGCGGCCGCCAAGATGCGCTCCTACCTGCGCGAAAACGGATTTGACGTCGTCAGTTCTAGAAACGATAGATTACAGAACTACGATGAAACCGTGTTGGTGCTCAGGAACCCCGAATGGGAAGGCGCCAAGGCGCTCGCCCGCGCGCTCAAGACGAAGAACGTACTCGTGGTCCACAGCAGCCGCGCCGTCGTAGATGCCGCCGTGTACATCGGCAAAGACTTTGAACAAATAATAGAACCCAAACAGGGAGAAACAGATGACAACGAATAA
- the rsfS gene encoding ribosome silencing factor, translating to MTTNKQEPPQSVQMGASILFELRAQNVQLIDLRGIKDVTDYFLVATCESEAQMQAILNELRKEFKANKLPSVGVEYKEGVRWAVFDAGLDLMVHLFEEEKRNEISLDRLYADGKIVELDENDFVKTTDKKADDNELV from the coding sequence ATGACAACGAATAAGCAAGAACCTCCCCAGTCCGTCCAAATGGGCGCAAGCATTTTGTTTGAGCTGCGCGCCCAGAACGTGCAGCTGATTGACCTGCGCGGCATCAAGGATGTCACGGATTATTTCCTCGTGGCGACCTGCGAAAGCGAAGCCCAGATGCAGGCGATTCTGAACGAACTCCGCAAGGAATTCAAGGCGAACAAGCTCCCTTCCGTGGGCGTGGAATACAAGGAAGGCGTGCGCTGGGCCGTGTTCGATGCGGGCCTCGACCTGATGGTTCACCTGTTCGAAGAAGAAAAGCGTAACGAGATTTCGCTTGACCGTCTCTATGCCGACGGCAAGATTGTGGAACTCGATGAAAATGACTTTGTAAAGACCACCGACAAGAAGGCCGACGACAATGAACTCGTTTGA